One region of Quercus lobata isolate SW786 chromosome 2, ValleyOak3.0 Primary Assembly, whole genome shotgun sequence genomic DNA includes:
- the LOC115960746 gene encoding uncharacterized protein LOC115960746, with translation MEARIKTHGDELQKAYLNGQEYTKSFLQPEVRKSCFKALVDGWVNALDALKEPADSILCNEEEMPILSNYFPDEGEGNEVEVIEDSDDEEDQPVTEEGDGDGGGDQPVVKGDDEGS, from the coding sequence ATGGAGGCTAGGATCAAGACTCATGGGGATGAGCTCCAAAAGGCTTACCTTAATGGTCAGGAATATACGAAGTCATTTCTGCAGCCCGAGGTTCGGAAGTCCTGCTTCAAGGCCCTTGTGGATGGGTGGGTGAATGCCTTGGACGCCTTAAAGGAGCCAGCTGATTCCATACTTTGTAATGAAGAGGAGATGCCTATCCTGAGCAACTACTTCCCAGATGAGGGGGAAGGTAATGAGGTGGAGGTCATCGAAGATAGTGACGATGAAGAAGACCAACCTGTTACTGAAGaaggtgatggtgatggtggtggtgacCAACCCGTGGTTAAAGGGGATGATGAGGGGAGCTAA